The following are from one region of the Microbacterium paraoxydans genome:
- a CDS encoding ATP-grasp domain-containing protein yields the protein MTKRVLVTGAGGPAGVAVIRSLLRRSDLKVFAADMDGWASGLYLVPPAQRRLVPPGRDADFVPAIARMVAEDGLDLVISTVDVELIALADRRDELAPAVLAAPPADTLHTALDKLALAERCAPTGRVPRTVLAGPDAAEVAWEFPVFAKPRQGAGSRGVRLVPDADALAALPTDEGLIVQDFLPGEEYSVDVIADASGGVVAAVPRTRARVDSGVAIAGRTLRDPELEETAAAIARAIGLVGVANVQLRRDRDGRAVLLEVNPRFPGALPLTIAAGVDIPSLVADLFLGREIPVQVPFREVASVRFLEDVIVEVDDVLVSAHAGHQEEL from the coding sequence ATGACGAAGCGCGTACTGGTCACCGGAGCCGGGGGCCCCGCCGGAGTCGCGGTGATCCGCTCCCTGCTGCGACGGTCCGATCTGAAGGTCTTCGCGGCCGACATGGACGGCTGGGCGAGCGGCCTCTACCTCGTTCCGCCGGCGCAGCGTCGTCTGGTTCCCCCGGGGCGGGACGCGGACTTCGTGCCGGCGATCGCGCGGATGGTCGCCGAGGACGGTCTCGACCTCGTGATCTCCACCGTCGACGTGGAGCTGATAGCGCTCGCGGACCGCCGGGACGAGCTGGCCCCGGCCGTCCTCGCCGCGCCGCCCGCCGACACGCTGCACACCGCCCTCGACAAGCTCGCCCTCGCGGAGCGCTGCGCGCCGACCGGTCGTGTGCCGCGCACCGTGCTCGCCGGCCCGGACGCCGCGGAGGTCGCGTGGGAGTTCCCCGTGTTCGCCAAGCCCCGGCAGGGCGCGGGCAGCCGCGGCGTGCGCCTCGTCCCCGACGCGGACGCGCTCGCCGCCCTCCCCACGGATGAGGGGCTGATCGTGCAGGACTTCCTCCCGGGCGAGGAGTACTCGGTCGATGTGATCGCCGACGCCTCCGGCGGCGTGGTCGCCGCGGTGCCGCGCACCCGTGCCCGCGTGGACTCCGGGGTCGCGATCGCCGGCCGCACCCTCCGCGACCCCGAGCTCGAGGAGACCGCCGCCGCCATCGCGCGGGCGATCGGCCTGGTCGGCGTCGCCAACGTGCAGCTCCGCCGCGATCGCGACGGGCGCGCCGTGCTGCTCGAGGTCAACCCGCGCTTCCCCGGCGCGCTCCCGCTGACGATCGCCGCCGGAGTCGACATCCCGTCGCTCGTCGCCGACCTCTTCCTCGGCCGGGAGATCCCGGTGCAGGTGCCCTTCCGTGAGGTCGCCTCCGTGCGCTTCCTGGAGGACGTGATCGTCGAGGTCGACGACGTGCTCGTGTCGGCGCACGCCGGTCACCAGGAGGAGCTGTGA
- the guaB gene encoding IMP dehydrogenase encodes MDQHDPFGFVGLTYDDVLLLPGHTDVIPSEADTSSRITRRISVATPLLSSAMDTVTESRMAIAMAREGGIGILHRNLSIADQAAHVDRVKRSESGMITDPITTTQDATVEEVDALCAKYRISGLPVVDDEGRLVGIITNRDMRFVSGFERQSTFVKDVMTRENLVTAPVGVAAGEVIALFAKHRVEKLPLIDEDGKLAGLITIKDFDKSEKYPLATKDDQGRLRVGAAIGFFGDAWERAEALRDAGVDVLVVDTANGQSQGVIDLVKRLRADESFAHIDVIGGNVATREGAQALVDAGVDAVKVGVGPGSICTTRVVAGVGVPQVTAVYEASLAARPAGVPVIADGGLQYSGDIAKALVAGADAVMLGSLLAGTDESPGEIVFQSGKQFKQYRGMGSLGAMQTRGKQTSYSKDRYFQADVPSDDKLIPEGIEGQVPYRGPLSAVAYQLVGGLRQSMFYVGARTIEELKQRGKFVRITSAGLKESHPHDVQIVVEAPNYKK; translated from the coding sequence ATGGACCAGCACGATCCCTTCGGCTTCGTCGGACTGACCTACGATGACGTGCTGCTGCTCCCCGGGCACACCGACGTCATCCCCAGTGAGGCCGACACGTCGTCCCGGATCACCCGACGGATCTCCGTCGCGACGCCGCTGCTCTCCAGCGCGATGGACACGGTGACCGAATCCCGCATGGCGATCGCCATGGCCCGGGAGGGCGGCATCGGCATCCTGCACCGCAACCTCTCGATCGCCGACCAGGCCGCGCACGTCGACCGCGTGAAGCGCAGCGAGTCCGGCATGATCACCGACCCCATCACCACGACGCAGGACGCGACGGTGGAGGAGGTCGACGCCCTGTGCGCCAAGTACCGGATCTCCGGCCTCCCGGTCGTGGACGACGAGGGTCGCCTGGTGGGCATCATCACGAACCGCGACATGCGCTTCGTCTCCGGCTTCGAGCGTCAGAGCACGTTCGTCAAGGACGTCATGACGAGGGAGAACCTCGTCACCGCCCCCGTCGGCGTCGCGGCGGGCGAGGTCATCGCGCTGTTCGCGAAGCACCGCGTCGAGAAGCTGCCCCTCATCGACGAGGACGGCAAGCTCGCCGGCCTCATCACCATCAAGGACTTCGACAAGAGCGAGAAGTATCCGCTCGCCACCAAGGACGACCAGGGCCGCCTGCGGGTGGGCGCGGCGATCGGCTTCTTCGGCGACGCGTGGGAGCGCGCCGAGGCCCTCCGCGACGCCGGAGTGGACGTGCTCGTCGTCGACACCGCCAACGGGCAGTCGCAGGGCGTGATCGACCTCGTCAAGCGCCTCAGGGCCGACGAGTCGTTCGCGCACATCGACGTCATCGGCGGCAACGTCGCCACCCGCGAGGGCGCGCAGGCGCTGGTGGACGCGGGCGTGGACGCGGTCAAGGTGGGCGTGGGTCCCGGCTCGATCTGCACGACCCGCGTGGTCGCCGGTGTCGGCGTGCCGCAGGTCACGGCCGTCTACGAGGCATCGCTCGCGGCGCGCCCCGCCGGCGTCCCGGTGATCGCCGACGGCGGCCTGCAGTACTCGGGCGACATCGCGAAGGCGCTCGTCGCCGGTGCTGACGCCGTGATGCTCGGCTCGCTGCTCGCCGGCACCGACGAGTCGCCGGGCGAGATCGTCTTCCAGTCGGGCAAGCAGTTCAAGCAGTACCGCGGGATGGGCTCGCTCGGCGCCATGCAGACGCGCGGCAAGCAGACCTCCTACTCGAAGGACCGCTACTTCCAGGCCGACGTGCCCAGCGACGACAAGCTGATCCCGGAGGGCATCGAGGGCCAGGTGCCCTACCGCGGCCCGCTCTCGGCCGTCGCGTACCAGCTCGTCGGCGGCCTGCGGCAGTCGATGTTCTACGTCGGCGCCCGCACCATCGAGGAGCTCAAGCAGCGCGGCAAGTTCGTGCGCATCACCTCGGCCGGGCTCAAGGAGTCGCACCCGCACGACGTGCAGATCGTCGTCGAGGCGCCGAACTACAAGAAGTGA
- a CDS encoding branched-chain amino acid ABC transporter permease → MDFGSIFGNTASYLFSPTTIAYALAATGLAVHFGYTGLLNFGMAAFMAIGGYGYAISILTFGFPWWLGVLVGITGGALFALLLGIPTLRLRADYLAIATIAAAEVVRLMFVTELFKDWTNSAGGLSGYHQSFRDANPFPPGTYGFGPWTYNANDLWVRVFGLLTLALTILVVWALMRSPWGRVLKGIREDEDAVRSLGKNVFAYKMQALVVGGVIGALGGIVFVLPSAVIPGSYSTSLTFFLWTILLLGGAATVFGPTLGAVLFWVVFAFLGALLPAMATAGYLPMTSAQADVVRYILIGIVLMLIVVFRPQGILGNKREMTFVK, encoded by the coding sequence ATGGACTTCGGAAGCATCTTCGGCAACACCGCCTCCTACCTGTTCAGCCCGACGACGATCGCCTACGCGCTCGCGGCCACGGGCCTCGCGGTGCACTTCGGGTACACGGGTCTGCTCAACTTCGGCATGGCGGCGTTCATGGCGATCGGCGGCTACGGCTACGCGATCTCGATCCTCACCTTCGGCTTCCCGTGGTGGCTGGGCGTGCTCGTCGGCATCACCGGCGGCGCGCTCTTCGCCCTGCTGCTGGGCATCCCGACGCTGCGGCTGCGCGCCGACTACCTGGCCATCGCGACCATCGCGGCCGCGGAGGTCGTGCGCCTGATGTTCGTCACCGAGCTCTTCAAGGACTGGACGAACTCCGCCGGCGGTCTCTCCGGCTACCACCAGAGCTTCCGCGACGCGAACCCCTTCCCCCCGGGGACCTACGGCTTCGGCCCGTGGACGTACAACGCCAACGACCTCTGGGTGCGGGTGTTCGGACTGCTCACCCTCGCTCTCACGATCCTCGTGGTCTGGGCGCTCATGCGCAGCCCCTGGGGTCGCGTGCTCAAGGGCATCCGCGAGGACGAGGACGCCGTGCGCTCGCTCGGCAAGAACGTCTTCGCCTACAAGATGCAGGCACTCGTGGTGGGTGGCGTGATCGGTGCGCTCGGCGGCATCGTCTTCGTCCTGCCGTCGGCGGTCATCCCCGGCAGCTACTCCACGTCGCTGACGTTCTTCCTGTGGACGATCCTGCTCCTCGGCGGCGCGGCCACGGTGTTCGGCCCGACGCTCGGCGCCGTGCTGTTCTGGGTGGTGTTCGCCTTCCTCGGCGCGCTCCTCCCCGCGATGGCCACGGCCGGCTACCTGCCCATGACGAGCGCTCAGGCCGACGTGGTGCGCTATATCCTCATCGGCATCGTGCTGATGCTCATCGTCGTGTTCCGCCCGCAGGGCATCCTGGGGAACAAGAGGGAGATGACCTTTGTCAAGTGA
- a CDS encoding response regulator, which translates to MTGRPLALVVEDAPDQATLLGRYLDREGFDVFVASDAESAIAAFPDIHPRVAVLDLLLPGISGQACCRLIHERFPECFLIVSSVLDVAEYPPADAALPKPITGADLHRAVERVPR; encoded by the coding sequence ATGACCGGACGACCGCTCGCCCTGGTCGTCGAGGACGCTCCGGATCAGGCGACCCTGCTGGGTCGGTACCTCGATCGCGAGGGCTTCGACGTGTTCGTCGCGTCCGATGCCGAGTCTGCGATCGCCGCCTTCCCGGACATCCACCCCAGGGTCGCCGTCCTGGACCTGCTGCTCCCCGGCATCTCCGGGCAGGCCTGCTGCCGGCTGATCCACGAACGCTTTCCGGAGTGCTTCCTCATCGTCAGCTCGGTGCTGGACGTCGCCGAGTACCCGCCGGCGGACGCGGCCCTGCCGAAGCCGATCACCGGGGCCGACCTGCATCGCGCCGTGGAACGGGTTCCGCGATGA
- a CDS encoding glycosyltransferase family 2 protein: MPELTWIETVVVVILLLCVLIGTLPVVNTGLQFLMLPLHAFRNHYGKAAPYHPNVAVVIPAWNEGLVIGPAIERLLQLEYPAERLRVFVVDDASTDDTPAIVQQKAATHPGRVVHLRREKGGEGKAHTLNHGLDVVLADPWTEAVLIMDADVIFARDSLRKLTRHLADEEVGAVTAYIAEGSRDRNYLTRFIAIEYVIGQLSARRTQNVGGAIACLAGGAQLHSRANLEAIGGRIPTGTLAEDTMTTFESQLHGRRMVFEPHAVVLAEEPRTIDSLWKQRLRWARGNVQLTSIYKRLWFRPSRDHNLGSIPFGLAWFTILLMPALLLLAATAMIVLLLLHSDVAEFVFRFMWIAAAAIYIFSMLYSVQLDPRIGRQSWREAIMFPGLGALILMALALFPWALDGLIGAAGQESTEQTRVLWLLAFALWGPVSMLGIWLARAVEPLPAGRFFAGLLLYICGYGSLLCAITADSYLKEWRRADASWIKTEKIGRVDS; this comes from the coding sequence ATGCCCGAACTGACCTGGATCGAGACGGTCGTCGTCGTCATCCTCCTGCTGTGCGTGCTGATCGGCACGCTGCCGGTCGTCAACACCGGTCTGCAGTTCCTCATGCTGCCGCTGCACGCCTTCCGCAATCACTACGGCAAGGCCGCCCCGTACCACCCGAACGTGGCGGTGGTCATCCCGGCGTGGAACGAGGGCCTGGTGATCGGCCCCGCGATCGAGCGGCTGCTCCAGCTCGAGTACCCCGCCGAACGCCTTCGGGTGTTCGTCGTCGACGATGCCTCCACGGACGACACCCCGGCGATCGTGCAGCAGAAGGCGGCGACCCACCCGGGGCGGGTCGTCCACCTGCGGCGCGAGAAGGGCGGGGAAGGCAAGGCACACACGCTGAACCACGGCCTCGACGTCGTGCTCGCCGACCCGTGGACCGAAGCGGTGCTCATCATGGACGCCGACGTGATCTTCGCGCGGGACTCCCTGCGCAAGCTCACCCGGCACCTCGCCGACGAGGAGGTCGGGGCCGTCACGGCCTACATCGCGGAGGGCAGCAGGGACCGCAACTACCTCACCCGGTTCATCGCGATCGAGTACGTCATCGGCCAGCTCTCGGCACGGCGCACGCAGAACGTCGGGGGAGCGATCGCCTGCCTCGCCGGGGGCGCCCAGCTGCATTCCCGCGCGAACCTCGAGGCGATCGGCGGACGCATCCCGACGGGCACGCTCGCCGAGGACACCATGACGACCTTCGAGAGTCAGCTCCACGGACGCCGGATGGTGTTCGAGCCGCACGCCGTGGTGCTCGCCGAGGAGCCGCGGACGATCGACAGTCTCTGGAAGCAGCGGCTGCGCTGGGCGCGCGGCAACGTGCAGCTCACCTCGATCTACAAGAGGCTCTGGTTCCGTCCGAGTCGCGACCACAACCTGGGCAGCATCCCCTTCGGGCTGGCCTGGTTCACGATCCTGCTGATGCCGGCGCTCCTGCTCCTCGCCGCCACCGCGATGATCGTCCTCCTGCTCCTGCACAGCGACGTCGCGGAGTTCGTGTTCCGGTTCATGTGGATCGCCGCGGCGGCCATCTACATCTTCTCGATGCTCTACTCCGTCCAGCTCGATCCGCGCATCGGGCGGCAGTCGTGGCGCGAGGCGATCATGTTCCCGGGACTCGGGGCGCTGATCCTCATGGCCCTGGCGCTGTTCCCCTGGGCCCTGGACGGCCTGATCGGCGCGGCCGGGCAGGAGTCGACGGAGCAGACGCGTGTGCTGTGGCTGCTGGCGTTCGCCCTCTGGGGGCCGGTGTCGATGCTCGGCATCTGGCTCGCGCGAGCGGTCGAGCCGCTTCCGGCCGGACGCTTCTTCGCGGGCCTGCTGCTCTACATCTGCGGCTACGGATCGCTGCTGTGCGCGATCACCGCCGACTCGTACCTCAAGGAGTGGCGTCGCGCGGACGCCTCCTGGATCAAGACCGAGAAGATCGGACGGGTCGACTCATGA
- a CDS encoding DUF2277 domain-containing protein, with protein sequence MCRNIVPLNNLEPAATDEECREAALQFVRKISGTTAPSRANREVFDRAVAEIAVATRRLLDDLVTAAPPKNREEQAAKRRARSAERYEAIRLYQEEKRAARAG encoded by the coding sequence ATGTGCCGGAACATCGTGCCTCTGAACAACCTCGAGCCCGCGGCCACCGACGAGGAGTGCCGCGAGGCTGCGCTCCAGTTCGTCCGCAAGATCTCCGGGACGACGGCGCCGTCGCGGGCGAACCGTGAGGTCTTCGATCGCGCGGTGGCCGAGATCGCCGTGGCCACGCGGCGGCTGCTCGATGACCTCGTGACCGCGGCGCCGCCCAAGAACCGCGAGGAGCAGGCGGCGAAGAGGCGGGCGCGATCGGCGGAGCGGTACGAGGCGATCCGGCTCTACCAGGAGGAGAAGCGGGCGGCGCGCGCGGGCTGA
- a CDS encoding DUF4190 domain-containing protein, which yields MTDTPPPDAPPPYNPPPPGGTPSPYPAASAPLPGTPYAQDVPTSPPGRVLSIIGLVLAFLLPPVGLILSIIAAVQLGKAKAPKGIAIAGIIVGAVLTIFAIIGIILLATVLAGVIGTCAELGPGVWDVGGVTYRCG from the coding sequence ATGACCGATACACCGCCGCCCGACGCCCCGCCGCCGTACAACCCGCCACCTCCCGGCGGCACGCCCTCGCCGTATCCCGCCGCCTCCGCTCCCCTACCCGGCACCCCCTACGCGCAGGACGTGCCGACGTCGCCCCCAGGACGGGTGCTGTCGATCATCGGCCTCGTGCTGGCGTTCCTGCTGCCGCCGGTCGGCCTCATCCTCAGCATCATCGCCGCCGTGCAGCTCGGCAAGGCGAAGGCCCCCAAGGGCATCGCGATCGCCGGCATCATCGTCGGCGCCGTCCTGACGATCTTCGCGATCATCGGCATCATCCTGCTGGCGACCGTGCTGGCCGGCGTGATCGGGACGTGCGCCGAGCTCGGCCCCGGGGTCTGGGACGTCGGCGGCGTCACCTACCGCTGCGGCTGA
- a CDS encoding PHP domain-containing protein produces the protein MSHPALRGDHHVHSTFSDDAVSTLEENVAAAAAVGLDTVRLVDHVRQTTTWVPEYLAAVRRLDVPDGLTVLTGVEAKILDASGALDIPALPAGIDRILIADHQFPGVDGPLGPTAVRERIAAGWAPADVLDQFVDAVVATMRRHPGNQLAHCFSILPKIGLAEEELGVERLDAWARAAAETDTLVEVNEKWVCPGAEALNALERAGAGIVASTDSHVAADVGRYSRIVPLLTGTEGR, from the coding sequence GTGAGTCATCCCGCGCTGCGCGGAGACCACCACGTCCACTCCACGTTCTCCGACGACGCGGTCTCCACGCTGGAGGAGAACGTCGCCGCGGCTGCGGCCGTCGGTCTCGACACCGTCCGTCTCGTCGACCACGTGCGGCAGACCACGACTTGGGTGCCGGAGTACCTCGCCGCCGTCCGCCGGCTGGACGTCCCGGACGGATTGACGGTGCTCACCGGCGTCGAGGCGAAGATCCTCGACGCCTCGGGCGCGCTCGACATCCCGGCGCTTCCGGCGGGCATCGACCGGATCCTCATCGCCGATCATCAGTTCCCCGGTGTGGACGGGCCGCTCGGACCCACCGCGGTCCGCGAGCGCATCGCCGCGGGCTGGGCGCCGGCCGACGTCCTCGACCAGTTCGTGGACGCCGTCGTCGCGACCATGCGCCGCCATCCGGGCAACCAGCTCGCGCACTGCTTCTCGATCCTGCCGAAGATCGGTCTCGCGGAGGAGGAGCTCGGGGTCGAGCGCCTCGACGCGTGGGCGCGAGCCGCCGCGGAGACGGACACGCTCGTCGAGGTCAACGAGAAGTGGGTGTGCCCCGGCGCGGAGGCGCTGAACGCCCTGGAGCGCGCGGGCGCCGGCATCGTGGCCTCCACCGACAGCCACGTGGCCGCAGACGTCGGCCGGTACTCCCGCATCGTCCCGCTGCTCACAGGGACGGAAGGACGCTGA
- a CDS encoding response regulator — MAEVPPRILVVDDDHDVALLVKTVLERRAGCVVDLADDGRSALEKAAAVKPDVVVTDIEMPGLGGLELLAELRRVMPTVPVIVMTAHVSVEYAVSALRAQADEFLTKPLDNARLVESVTRLVEESRRRKAEARTGEVVLAIGAHPDDVEIGVGGILAAHAAAGDRITILTLSRGARGGDADSRQHESLAAAEQLGARLFVKDLVDTEISGGGSTVRLIEEVVQEIQPTIVYTHSHHDRHQDHRAVNEATIVATRRVGTVACYQSPSATIDYRPTRFVRIDRFLDDKLRLLECFQSQAAANREYLAPEFVTATARYWSRFGGGVAVEPLEVVRETAEFIGAHELTRRES, encoded by the coding sequence ATGGCTGAGGTCCCCCCTCGCATCCTCGTCGTCGACGACGACCACGACGTCGCCCTGCTTGTGAAGACCGTCCTGGAACGGCGTGCGGGCTGCGTCGTCGATCTCGCGGACGACGGCCGGTCGGCGCTCGAGAAGGCCGCGGCGGTGAAACCCGACGTGGTCGTCACCGACATCGAGATGCCGGGACTCGGTGGTCTGGAGCTGCTCGCGGAGCTGCGCCGCGTCATGCCCACCGTGCCGGTCATCGTCATGACGGCGCACGTCTCGGTCGAGTACGCGGTGTCCGCGCTCCGGGCGCAGGCCGACGAGTTCCTCACCAAGCCGCTCGACAACGCCCGGCTCGTGGAGTCGGTCACCCGGCTCGTCGAGGAGTCCCGGCGCCGGAAGGCGGAGGCGAGGACCGGTGAGGTCGTCCTCGCGATCGGAGCGCACCCGGACGACGTCGAGATCGGTGTCGGCGGCATCCTCGCAGCCCATGCCGCCGCCGGCGATCGCATCACCATCCTCACGCTCTCCCGCGGAGCGCGCGGCGGTGATGCCGACAGCCGCCAGCACGAGTCCCTCGCCGCCGCCGAGCAGCTGGGTGCCCGGCTGTTCGTGAAAGACCTCGTCGACACCGAGATCTCCGGCGGCGGGTCGACCGTCCGCCTCATCGAGGAGGTCGTGCAGGAGATCCAGCCGACCATCGTCTACACGCACTCGCACCACGACCGCCACCAGGATCACCGCGCGGTGAACGAGGCGACGATCGTCGCGACACGCCGCGTCGGCACGGTCGCGTGCTACCAGAGCCCCTCCGCGACCATCGACTACCGGCCCACGCGCTTCGTCCGCATCGACCGCTTCCTCGACGACAAGCTGCGGCTGCTGGAGTGCTTCCAGTCCCAGGCAGCCGCGAACCGGGAGTACCTCGCGCCGGAGTTCGTCACGGCCACCGCCCGCTACTGGTCGCGGTTCGGCGGCGGCGTGGCCGTCGAGCCGCTGGAGGTCGTGCGCGAGACCGCCGAGTTCATCGGCGCCCATGAACTGACCCGACGGGAGAGCTGA
- a CDS encoding branched-chain amino acid ABC transporter permease: MALAASLLLPPSAASAETTDDGQEVTDFYFAGVVTDGDEPVEGVVMTIEGNGFDAETETDAEGKWRLYVPEKETYTLTVDESTLPDGVIVDATQLPEGIQPVSGTTASFELEFGLTGTKIVNLFLGEGERVTVSFLDQLLSRLVGGLNFGLLLGLASMGAALIYGTTRLSNFAHGEMVTWGAVITLVVTSFWQLPLWAGIIAAVIGGAALGWALDAGIWKPLRRRGLGVVQLMIVSIGLSLALRYGLQYIIGGSTYQLPGASPEPIRLGPISLSYIDMIGMATSIIVILGVAFFLTRTRIGKATRAISDNPQLAAASGIDVDKVIRVVWILAGTLAAISGILWAYFRPGVKWDMGMQMLLLMFCAITLGGLGSAIGALIGSIIVGLAVEVSTLLGVPTDLKYASALVALIIILLVRPQGILGRKERLG; the protein is encoded by the coding sequence ATGGCGCTCGCGGCATCGCTCCTGCTCCCTCCCTCAGCGGCCTCCGCCGAGACCACGGACGACGGGCAGGAGGTCACCGACTTCTACTTCGCCGGGGTCGTCACCGACGGCGACGAGCCCGTCGAGGGAGTCGTGATGACGATCGAGGGCAACGGCTTCGACGCCGAGACCGAGACCGACGCCGAGGGCAAGTGGCGCCTGTACGTGCCGGAGAAGGAGACGTACACCCTCACGGTGGACGAGTCCACGCTTCCGGACGGCGTGATCGTCGACGCGACGCAGCTCCCCGAGGGGATCCAGCCCGTCTCGGGCACGACCGCCTCATTCGAGCTGGAGTTCGGGCTCACCGGGACGAAGATCGTGAACCTCTTCCTCGGCGAGGGAGAGCGGGTGACCGTCTCCTTCCTCGACCAGCTCCTGTCGCGCCTGGTGGGCGGCCTGAACTTCGGGCTTCTGCTGGGGCTCGCCTCGATGGGCGCCGCGCTCATCTACGGCACGACCCGGCTGTCGAACTTCGCGCACGGCGAGATGGTGACGTGGGGCGCGGTGATCACCCTCGTCGTCACCTCCTTCTGGCAGCTCCCGCTGTGGGCCGGCATCATCGCCGCGGTCATCGGCGGCGCGGCACTCGGCTGGGCGCTCGACGCCGGCATCTGGAAGCCGCTGCGTCGGCGCGGACTGGGCGTCGTCCAGCTCATGATCGTCAGCATCGGCCTCTCGCTGGCCCTGCGCTACGGCCTGCAGTACATCATCGGCGGCAGCACCTATCAGCTGCCCGGCGCGAGCCCGGAGCCGATCCGCCTCGGTCCGATCTCCCTGTCGTACATCGACATGATCGGCATGGCCACGAGCATCATCGTGATCCTCGGCGTCGCGTTCTTCCTCACCCGCACCCGCATCGGGAAGGCGACGAGGGCGATCTCGGATAACCCGCAGCTCGCCGCCGCCTCCGGCATCGACGTGGACAAGGTCATCCGCGTCGTCTGGATCCTCGCCGGCACCCTGGCCGCGATCTCCGGCATCCTCTGGGCGTACTTCCGCCCCGGCGTGAAGTGGGACATGGGCATGCAGATGCTGCTGCTGATGTTCTGCGCCATCACGCTCGGCGGTCTCGGCTCCGCGATCGGCGCCCTGATCGGCTCGATCATCGTCGGCCTCGCGGTCGAGGTCTCGACGCTCCTCGGGGTGCCGACCGACCTCAAGTACGCCAGCGCCCTCGTCGCGCTGATCATCATCCTGCTCGTGCGACCGCAGGGCATCCTCGGACGCAAGGAAAGGTTGGGCTGA